AAATCTTGTTTCACCAAATTGATATTTCAGTTATGGTTTATTAACAAGGTACCCAACATTCATTATTTCACCATATTCACAAGTGAGAAGACTGAAACCTCCAGTTATCCAGCAGATTCACAAATAACACAGCTCTAAATTACAAACTTCCCAGCTAATACTGATACATAATTCTCATCTCTAAAGCGTGAAATTTGAGTATTTGATTTGCAAATAATTACCACTTCTCCTATTTCTACTGAAAAAcaactaaattattaaaaaagcaATGATTAGGGTTACCACGAACCTGGGTTTTGGCACCGCAAATAAGATTGACAGCGTCAGCTTGAGCTTGGAAGCGAGAAGGAGAGTAATCCCCGTTTCGCATCCATTCCGAATTGTCGATACAGATCATCGTCGCCTATCGAATCCAAAATAACAATtaccaataataataacaacaattaataataacagTGTTGAAGTAACAGCAAGAAAGAAAAACCCTAATTGCTTACAGGggataaaaaaaagggggaaatgTAGGAATGGTTGTGTTGGGGATTCGTTGAGGAAGGAAGAGAATCAGGGCTTACCTCGAGCACCATAGTTGCAGGATTCAGAAGCGAAACGAAGCCAAAGATCGAATTTTTCGAGAGCAAGCGAGTTCTTTTCGGATATATTGAAGAACTATCGAGGTTTACTTGCTGAGTAGGGGAAGAGCTATTTTCGCGAAGAAacaaacttttatatatataaaaaaaatatttattacaggttaattattttgttttgccAAATATTAAGGAAGTGCCgctattttttagaaaaatatgcATAAGCCGGTTTACAAATTTGAAAAAACATAAGTTGAGTTGTTATAATATTTAATCTTAAATAAGATTATAAAAAAACAggtttttttatcttataaaaatattaaactaattttgCCATTCTATTTAAcagatatattaaaataattattattatttttaaaaatatattgggATAGAGTGATTGGAATCACACAGGATAATATTTGTTACTCTAACTTCTTCTAACataattgaattctaaatttttaatcacAACTCTAACCTCACCTCACTTTTAATTCCCAACCCTTCACTAATACTTAActatcctttttttttccttttttttctcatttgaaGTAGGTTAGGAATAGaattgtggttgaaaatttagagttagattaaaaaaagtaatttaaaaatgttagatagttttttatttattatccgAATAGATAGTATTATCCATTAGAATCCATCTTTACAGGTACAACATCAGTTTAATtgttttttagataaatttttgTCAATATTATAAACATCTATCTATCTTTTTATCTAATATAGAAGTTAAtaccattttttttacaatgAGTTAAGTCAATTTTTTCTTGCTAATAATGTCACatcaaaaattttaatgacttgataaaaaatgagaattattcaattaaaatataaagtactaattaaatacaataaatatacatttaaagtgctataataattattattataaaaaattttagctacaaatatttaaaactatttatatatgttaatatttttactattacattatttaatttgtttatacaAGAAGCATAAGACTCTTATCActctttatttcttaatttttcgtACCAATTGAAAAAACTCttccaaataattttaaatttggcacATCTTAGTAGCTACAATCAAATATATCATAATTATAAAGTTAATTCatcattttatattatatttttaatgttttcattCTCATtcgtttatttttctttaattatttatagaCCACAAAATATTgcataaaaagataaaatatgacagctaaaacaaatataaaaaaacaaataaaaatataattttatataattctaatataaaaaaatttatgtcttttttctaaaaaaaaatttgaattcttaaaacaataaaataaatttcaatttgcattatatttttagttgaataatcatataaaattatacacaaattatcaaataaatgttttgcaaaatatttttaatataaaacacTTTAAATTTAACATTAACCTACATATTATCTAATCAATCTATAAATAATATAAcacttattaaaatataatatatagccTCTCTGCGTATAATCTTACCTTAgttcataaataaaaatgataacttATTCTTATAGTCATACCAAACTCATTTAAAATATGTTCaccattaattaaaaaagtttttatcTGTATTTGCTGATCACTCTTGTTTAGCTGCTAAACATATTATTTTGGAGCATAATCCTCTTCTCAACTCAATCACCCAAATACAAGAACCTAGTAATAGTATTAACCTCATTCTTCACTATTAGCCTACTTGATCTAAAATTTGGTCTaccaacaataaatatattgataagTTTGGAAACTCCAAATTCAAttaatgatgatcaaacattattaatatgattaattataaaattattaatatgatTTCAATTCATAtatgttaattaaattaattttgttatgtAGGTTTTGATTGAgttgaaaagaaaaggaaaaataaaataagcccattaaaatatttttaacattgaGACAATGTTTATTGTGGCTGAAATAATAATTTGTGTATTAGGCCAGATTCAATCATTATTACTATTGGCTCAAATCAATGTTTCTACCAGAAATTTGCTTGCTTGGTCCGAAACTAATATTGAGAGAAAgtaaatgttttgattcatgcttccaacggatctccttttttattatatgatgaaatttaaattttataaaaaggaGTTAATGCAGTCCTTggaactatgagagagaaattataattgattagaTGGTTGGCCTTAATGAGGCACGCTACTCAGCAAAAGGGAAACAAAAGCAActcattttttaattactttgttcaaattcatttaattgcttttctttctactctctcttctctcttatctctcttctctattCGGTCATATCACAGTAGAAACCATGGAAGTTATGGCAAGCTAccgtagagaagaagaagcaagcaacaagaccatcacaatgatggcaagaaaaagaaaacaaaaagtatgttgtggctgagatcttcaccaagaaaggtaagatttggtgaagtAAGCTCAAGCTCTCTATAccaaaaatgaaagagaagaattcgGTCAGAGAAAGAAGATCCTTGAGGGATGACTTGTCTCAGCTTTTGATCAACTACCACAGGAGGTAGCTACTGTAGCTACGTGGTGAAGTTGCAGAAGTTTGAGCAGAAGAAGTTGTCATGCATCAAGAAGCATCAAGGGCTAGGAGTCCTTCTTGGAGTGCAAGCAAGGAGGGATGGCTCAGATTGATGAAACTTGGTGTAAAAGGAAGAcacagaggtaattgcatgttggttaaAATATTCGGTTTCCTCTCCTCCCTCTCTGGCCGAACCGTTTTtcttaaagaagaagaagtttagctTGGTAAAAGTAGTTTCAACCGTGGAGGCTTCCCCCTATATAAATAAGGGAGAACAGCCAAGGCTTGGAGAAATGAGTGAGAGTGCAAGATATAGTGTTCACATAGCTACCTAAactaacagaagttcttctccttcaatgtattctattttgtaattttctgtttaattttgtctgttttgaatctcatggaaaaaggcaaacaatgaggtttgtaagaaaaagccagaGTAAAAAAAGGCAgtgagtgcaaaattaaaagaaaaagacatagatgtccttagaggtcctttgtacatctgtgttgtgtttcatgattctgtgggaatccccttgcaagttgggttagcacttagtaGTTGAAAGCTTGGCAGTAACaaagtcaagttcaggattggggtttagattctggacttgtcccagataggaagggtagttcctagggagaattggtgtttgtaatcaaggatgattatagtgaaatttcatcattattgtgatggagactagatgtaggctgcattgcactttgCAGTTGAATCAGGATATATCTtggtgtaattttctctctcttctactctatttctgattctgctgcacaggagacaaaactgaaaaatatctcctGGCTGGTCATGAGACAAAACGAAAAAATCTCGTGGCTAggcacgagacaaaaataagaaatatcTCCTCAAGTGTTCTAAAGGACAGCAAGGATTACTAAgtaaaagggggctaagattcagtcccttctcttagccactaatAAATCATCACATATCAAAGTATATTACTTAAGATAATCAACCAATAATACAATAGATTTTCTATGCACATGGACATGAGcaataagaaattaattaacaagGAATTTTTCTGTTAGAGTAATGCTAGGGAACCAAAAGGGTATCAGCCaaaaatcagccaaatatctttgggtgaatttaaaatttctacgagttaatatatatggatgttccTTCTGCTAAGtattagaatgtttctttttcatgctaaatggatgttcttttatatatttttcgaatttttttgtattacaaatgtaaatgtctctatttctttaaaaattttataattttttttaaattttataaatatttaattatttttgctaaaatataactgaatatttcttttgttaagtgttaatatgttttttttatattaaatgaatgttttttttaataacaccCGTAATGGTCCTATTTCATACTCCCTAAAAACACAACCTTCAGAATTCACACTCTCCCTTCAACTATGACCAAACTGATCCAATATTCCAACGGGCTTTATCGGCTTCCTATGCACCAATTCCCTTCCCTGCACTGTTGATGACACCCTCACCAAACCATGCACCATAGGGTTGAATTTTGAAACGAAGGTGATGAGGAGTTCCGTGATCCCAGGAgagatttttggtttttttccaCATATTAGTCAAGGAGTGATTTGGTTGAACACGacaattaataacaaaatttgaaaattaaataaaattaaattaattaagcaaaatgtgattttgtttattttttggctGATTTCCTTTTGGTTCCGCATACTTTTCCTTTCTGTTATTAATGGTTGTTCCCATTAATATAGTCCTTGAAGATTACAATTGCATTACAAGTTTACAACATATAGTTGCATTTCTTATGATTAagcataatatatatacatacatactaTAGCTAGTGAGAACAATGAAAGTAGTTAACATGGATATTGATACAGCAAATATCAAAACCATTATTCAGATGAAACTAATGGAACTATGATTCTATTATTGATTAGATatcatttttcacttttggtGCTTTCACTGGAAATTCATTCTTTATCCAGTCCAAATAACCTCCTCCCATGTTATTCACATCCTTATAACCCTGCCAAATTAAATTTGACAACAAAATCCAATCAACATAAACAAGTTAATTAATTTCCTCATCCACATTGGTTGGTTGATACAATATGACAAAGCtaagagaataaaagaaaaataaagaaaagccaGAAACTACTTTTACTTTGATCTTTTAAGCATTATTCATGTTATTGATAGAGGACATCAACAAGGTCCTTAATTCATCATTTTTCTAAAAACTACCCTTTTAGAGATTTAAGTCGGATTGAGTCTAATTAATCGAGTTTCtagtaataaaattaagatatctaaaaaatattaaacgaACAAATCGTAAAAGTTTAAACAAATTTGATATATAAAATTCGTTTGGATTTTCATAATCTCAATTCAAAGAACTACTTTTCATCTAATTAAGCCttcttaataatattattatatgagaTAAAATCACCTTAATTAGGCCTTTATCTCTATTGTCCATTCAGATAAATAATTAtgcatatattaaaaaatacaagatgaatttttattttttttatattttttatttagaattttgATTGAAGAATGTGTTGAAGTAATTGTTGACATGAACTTTCAAGTTACCTCAGCAAGAAGATCAGCAGTTGCATAAAGAGACCTCACCCCACTCTGGCAAccctaaaaaaaagaagaaacaaacaCACATAGAATATCATAGCAATATGTATTaagaaaccaaaataaaaacaaaaaaaagaaaaactattgacaatgaaaatatatttcaaataaatttacCACAATGATGTGATCTTCTTTCTTACAAGCAGATGAAACCTCCTTCAAAAACTCCAGGTTCTTTACCCTTCCTGTTCCTCAAAATCACATTAGTTAAAACATTCTAACCATAACAAGCCcgaaaaaatagttatttttattaatgtaataTGATCGGACTGTTTTCCGAATCTTGTTACCAGGAATTTGACTAATTCGGCTTGAAAAACTATGACTATCTCTCTTAACACGAAATGGAAGATTAACGACCACAGATTTCAACATtactagttatttttattaacgtGACAGTATATGATTAGATTTATCGTATcattgaaaaatacttttagATTGATAGTGTTTaagtataatttaaaataaaaaaattcagcaTACCCTGTGGTGTATTAAACATGTATGGAATGTTGATAATCTTCTCTGCATCCACATGTCCTTTCTGGAACTCTTCCACAGTCCTAACAATTTGCAATATCAAAGAAATACCAGCATGAAATcttaaaataaatccaaaaattcaaagaaaCCCAGATAACAGAAACCATTAAACTggttatatttaatataaataaaaatataaatcttaCCTAACATCTAGATAAACATGGCCATTCTGGATAAGACCCTTAGTTGAAATTACATCAACTGTGGCAACCTCAACTTTTGGGCTAAAATCAAGAACCATAGCTAAGAATAATCAGCAACTCAAGTACTCAACCAAATgaaattatttcagaaaaaacTATTGGAATAATGATGAATTTATAAGCTAATTAAGCAAATATATGTTACCTTTCGGTTCCAATTGAACCCATAGTAGAGATAAGCAATATCTATCTACAACATAGAAAGAAAAACTGGTGAATgaagatatatataatataagaatttaattttgatgtactatATATCAGTGTAATTTTATACGTATATCGAATTACACGATGttacatcaataaaaataactatctttTAACCGTATGATTCAAAAAAACGGATATGATTGTACAATTGTATAAACACTATCAGTGCATTTAAATTAAactcataatataatatataaatccaACTAATATATGTTACAC
The genomic region above belongs to Arachis duranensis cultivar V14167 unplaced genomic scaffold, aradu.V14167.gnm2.J7QH unplaced_Scaffold_165934, whole genome shotgun sequence and contains:
- the LOC127743914 gene encoding thiosulfate sulfurtransferase 18, with the protein product MGSIGTESPKVEVATVDVISTKGLIQNGHVYLDVRTVEEFQKGHVDAEKIINIPYMFNTPQGRVKNLEFLKEVSSACKKEDHIIVGCQSGVRSLYATADLLAEGYKDVNNMGGGYLDWIKNEFPVKAPKVKNDI